The Mycolicibacterium boenickei genome has a segment encoding these proteins:
- a CDS encoding PPOX class F420-dependent oxidoreductase, protein MTATSSSNPAADSFDPHDLLAEARLGVLATIKASGIPQLSPVTPFYDRAAGVIYVSMTEGRAKTVNLRRDPRAALEVTSADGWAWATAEGPVTLTGPGTDPHGPEVEALVDYYRSAAGEHPDWDEYRSVMVSDRRVLMKLTVERAYGEKLR, encoded by the coding sequence GTGACCGCCACCTCATCATCTAACCCGGCCGCTGACTCGTTCGATCCGCACGACCTGCTGGCCGAGGCCCGCCTGGGCGTGTTGGCCACGATCAAGGCCTCAGGTATCCCGCAGTTGTCGCCGGTGACGCCGTTCTACGACCGGGCGGCCGGCGTCATCTACGTGTCGATGACCGAGGGCCGCGCGAAGACCGTCAATCTGCGTCGCGACCCCCGGGCCGCTCTGGAAGTGACCAGTGCCGACGGCTGGGCCTGGGCGACCGCCGAAGGACCGGTGACGTTGACGGGCCCGGGCACCGATCCGCACGGCCCCGAGGTCGAGGCGCTGGTCGACTACTACCGCAGCGCGGCGGGGGAGCACCCCGACTGGGACGAGTACCGGTCGGTGATGGTGTCCGATCGGCGGGTGCTGATGAAACTGACCGTCGAGCGGGCGTACGGGGAGAAGCTGCGCTGA